In a single window of the Aquipuribacter sp. SD81 genome:
- a CDS encoding vitamin B12-dependent ribonucleotide reductase, translating to MTDTTSSTRQTAPGAAGLTVERVWTTPGVHPYDEVTWESRDVVQTNWKTGETIFEQRGVEFPDFWSVNASSIVTTKYFRGAVGSDTRERSLRQLIDRVVLTYTKAGKDHGYFATDADAEVFEHELTWMLLHQVFSFNSPVWFNVGTPAPQQVSACFILAVDDTMDSILNWYAEEGRIFKGGSGAGLNLSRIRSSKELLSSGGTASGPVSFMRGADASAGTIKSGGATRRAAKMVVLDIDHPDIAEFVATKAREENKIRALRDAGFDMDLGGDDITSVQYQNANNSVRVSDEFMRAVENGTDFGLRARSTGEVIESVDARALWQQVAQAAWECADPGIQYDDTINDWHTTPESGRINASNPCSEYMHLDNSSCNLASLNLLKFLTGEGTFDAEQFAKSVELVITAMDISICFADFPTEPIGETTRAFRQLGIGYANLGALLMASGLAYDSDGGRALAASITSLMTGVSYKRSAELAAVVGPYEGYARNADAHKRVMRKHQAANDAIRTMHPMDRSVQALATKVWEAGNKTGETNGWRNSQASVLAPTGTIGFMMDCDTTGIEPDFSLVKFKKLVGGGSMQIVNQTIPRALRKFGYTEETVEAIVAYIAEHGHVVDAPGLKPEHYEVFDCAIGQRSIAPMGHVRMMAAVQPFLSGAISKTVNMPEEATVEEVAEVYYEGWKSGLKALAIYRDNCKVGQPLSSGSSAKESGSTTATEEVKVEYRPVRRRLPKKRPANTTSFTVGGAQGYMISSSYPDDGLGELFLKMSKQGSTLAGMMDAFSIAVSIGLQYGVPLETYVEKFTNMRFEPAGLTDDPDVRMSASIMDYVFRRLALDYLPFETRSALGIHTAEERQRQLETGSYEPVDTYDADDDGEYDADVYAQSAPVEQAKPAAQEAPAAPAPAAAAAPLPAQVHSSAELMEAIQGRTQDSPMCLTCGVKMRPAGSCYVCEGCGSTSGCS from the coding sequence ATGACCGACACGACCTCGTCGACCCGACAGACCGCACCCGGCGCCGCCGGCCTCACCGTCGAGCGGGTGTGGACGACCCCCGGCGTCCACCCGTACGACGAGGTGACGTGGGAGTCGCGCGACGTCGTCCAGACCAACTGGAAGACCGGCGAGACGATCTTCGAGCAGCGCGGCGTCGAGTTCCCCGACTTCTGGTCGGTCAACGCCTCCTCGATCGTCACGACGAAGTACTTCCGCGGGGCGGTCGGCAGCGACACCCGCGAGCGGAGCCTCCGTCAGCTCATCGACCGGGTCGTGCTCACCTACACCAAGGCCGGCAAGGACCACGGCTACTTCGCCACCGACGCCGACGCCGAGGTCTTCGAGCACGAGCTCACGTGGATGCTCCTGCACCAGGTGTTCAGCTTCAACAGCCCCGTCTGGTTCAACGTCGGCACGCCCGCGCCGCAGCAGGTGAGCGCGTGCTTCATCCTCGCCGTCGACGACACGATGGACTCGATCCTCAACTGGTACGCCGAGGAGGGGCGCATCTTCAAGGGCGGCTCCGGTGCGGGTCTCAACCTCTCGCGCATCCGCTCGAGCAAGGAGCTGCTGTCCTCCGGCGGGACCGCGTCCGGCCCGGTGTCCTTCATGCGCGGCGCCGACGCCTCGGCCGGGACCATCAAGTCCGGCGGCGCCACGCGCCGGGCGGCGAAGATGGTCGTCCTCGACATCGACCACCCGGACATCGCCGAGTTCGTCGCGACCAAGGCGCGCGAGGAGAACAAGATCCGCGCGCTGCGCGACGCCGGGTTCGACATGGACCTCGGCGGCGACGACATCACGAGCGTGCAGTACCAGAACGCCAACAACTCCGTCCGCGTGAGCGACGAGTTCATGCGCGCGGTCGAGAACGGCACGGACTTCGGGCTGCGGGCACGCTCCACGGGCGAGGTCATCGAGTCCGTCGACGCCCGGGCGCTGTGGCAGCAGGTCGCGCAGGCGGCGTGGGAGTGCGCCGACCCCGGCATCCAGTACGACGACACGATCAACGACTGGCACACCACGCCGGAGTCCGGGCGCATCAACGCCTCGAACCCGTGCAGCGAGTACATGCACCTCGACAACTCCAGCTGCAACCTCGCGAGCCTCAACCTGCTGAAGTTCCTCACGGGCGAGGGCACCTTCGACGCCGAGCAGTTCGCGAAGAGCGTCGAGCTCGTCATCACGGCGATGGACATCTCCATCTGCTTCGCCGACTTCCCGACCGAGCCCATCGGGGAGACGACGCGGGCGTTCCGCCAGCTCGGCATCGGCTACGCCAACCTCGGCGCGCTGCTCATGGCCTCGGGCCTCGCCTACGACTCCGACGGCGGCCGGGCGCTGGCGGCGAGCATCACGAGCCTCATGACGGGGGTGTCGTACAAGCGCTCCGCGGAGCTCGCCGCCGTCGTCGGCCCGTACGAGGGCTACGCCCGCAACGCCGACGCCCACAAGCGCGTCATGCGCAAGCACCAGGCCGCCAACGACGCGATCCGCACCATGCACCCCATGGACCGCTCGGTGCAGGCCCTCGCGACCAAGGTGTGGGAGGCCGGCAACAAGACGGGCGAGACCAACGGCTGGCGCAACAGCCAGGCGAGCGTCCTGGCCCCCACCGGCACGATCGGCTTCATGATGGACTGCGACACGACCGGCATCGAGCCGGACTTCTCGCTGGTCAAGTTCAAGAAGCTCGTCGGCGGCGGGTCCATGCAGATCGTCAACCAGACGATCCCGCGCGCGCTGCGGAAGTTCGGCTACACCGAGGAGACGGTCGAGGCGATCGTCGCCTACATCGCCGAGCACGGGCACGTGGTGGACGCGCCTGGTCTCAAGCCCGAGCACTACGAGGTCTTCGACTGCGCGATCGGCCAGCGCTCCATCGCGCCGATGGGCCACGTGCGCATGATGGCCGCGGTGCAGCCGTTCCTGTCCGGGGCCATCTCCAAGACGGTCAACATGCCGGAGGAGGCGACGGTCGAGGAGGTCGCAGAGGTCTACTACGAGGGCTGGAAGTCCGGCCTCAAGGCGCTCGCGATCTACCGCGACAACTGCAAGGTCGGCCAGCCGCTGTCCAGCGGGTCCTCGGCCAAGGAGTCCGGCTCCACGACCGCGACCGAGGAGGTCAAGGTCGAGTACCGGCCCGTGCGGCGCCGGCTGCCGAAGAAGCGTCCCGCCAACACGACGTCGTTCACGGTCGGCGGCGCGCAGGGCTACATGATCAGCTCGTCGTACCCCGACGACGGCCTGGGCGAGCTCTTCCTCAAGATGAGCAAGCAGGGCTCCACCCTCGCCGGGATGATGGACGCCTTCTCCATCGCCGTGTCGATCGGCCTGCAGTACGGCGTGCCGCTGGAGACCTACGTCGAGAAGTTCACGAACATGCGCTTCGAGCCGGCCGGTCTGACCGACGACCCGGACGTGCGCATGTCCGCCTCGATCATGGACTACGTGTTCCGCCGCCTGGCGCTGGACTACCTGCCGTTCGAGACGCGGTCCGCGCTCGGCATCCACACCGCCGAGGAGCGGCAGCGGCAGCTGGAGACGGGCTCGTACGAGCCGGTCGACACCTACGACGCCGACGACGACGGCGAGTACGACGCCGACGTGTACGCCCAGTCCGCACCGGTCGAGCAGGCGAAGCCCGCCGCGCAGGAGGCCCCGGCGGCGCCCGCTCCCGCGGCCGCCGCAGCGCCCCTGCCCGCGCAGGTGCACTCCTCGGCCGAGCTCATGGAGGCGATCCAGGGCCGCACGCAGGACAGCCCCATGTGCCTGACGTGCGGGGTCAAGATGCGCCCGGCCGGCTCGTGCTACGTGTGCGAGGGCTGCGGCAGCACGAGCGGCTGCAGCTGA
- a CDS encoding ATP-dependent DNA helicase, with translation MTEPAAAPPEGGAAEPATAAADLADEAAGLLATVVAATGGTPRAGQEQMARAVAEAVTEHRHLLVQAGTGTGKSWGYLVPVVAAAVRRGERVVVATSTLALQGQLVRHDLPRLADALEGPLGRRPTWQLVKGRNNYVCRHRLDGGDAEEDDALSLWGADDGSAGPRSGLELQVARAREWAETTTTGDRDELVPGVSDRAWRAVSVTARECLGAQRCPAAAECFSEDARARAREVDVVVTNHALLTIDAVEGLQTLPPHDVVVVDEAHDLVDRVTTTLSRDLTATAVRTAAGAARRSGADASQVRDLERAADGLERALADVTPGRLPDGPSATVQDALLLVSTAARGTLRSLPRDQPAGEDAGAARSQAGRAALLEVVGTAERLAGVPRPDRDDTAGPAAGGGTAGEGETDDEDAVEAEAEAEAEAPAEAPTGTDVVWLDDDERRGHVLVAAPLSVAGLLRSRLLDTRTVVATSATLVGPGGFDALARRLGLGRGGWTGLDVGSPFDYRRQAILYVAAHLPPPGRDGHGEPLWDELVALVEAAGGRTLGLFSSRRAAERAAEVVRARTDLPVLCQGDDAVPTLVRQFADDEPTCLFGTLGLWQGVDVPGPSCSLVVLDRVPFPRPDDPLAQARTEAVAAGGGNGFMTVSVAHAATLLAQGAGRLVRSTADRGVVAVLDQRVVTRRYGDALLQALPPMWRTTDRATVLAALERLRATAGSAGDARAATG, from the coding sequence GTGACCGAGCCCGCCGCCGCGCCGCCGGAGGGCGGCGCCGCCGAGCCGGCCACGGCTGCCGCGGACCTCGCGGACGAGGCGGCCGGGCTGCTGGCGACGGTCGTCGCCGCGACGGGCGGCACCCCCCGCGCCGGGCAGGAGCAGATGGCGCGCGCCGTCGCCGAGGCCGTGACGGAGCACCGGCACCTGCTCGTCCAGGCCGGGACCGGCACCGGGAAGTCGTGGGGCTACCTCGTCCCGGTCGTGGCCGCGGCGGTCCGCCGGGGCGAGCGGGTCGTCGTCGCGACGTCGACGCTCGCGCTGCAGGGCCAGCTCGTGCGCCACGACCTGCCGCGCCTGGCCGACGCCCTCGAGGGCCCGCTCGGACGCCGCCCCACGTGGCAGCTCGTCAAGGGCCGCAACAACTACGTGTGCCGGCACCGTCTGGACGGCGGCGACGCCGAGGAGGACGACGCGCTGTCGCTGTGGGGCGCCGACGACGGCTCCGCGGGACCTCGCTCGGGACTGGAGCTGCAGGTCGCGCGGGCCCGGGAGTGGGCGGAGACCACGACGACCGGCGACCGTGACGAGCTCGTGCCCGGGGTGTCGGACCGGGCGTGGCGGGCCGTGTCGGTGACGGCGCGGGAGTGCCTGGGAGCGCAGCGCTGCCCCGCGGCCGCGGAGTGCTTCAGCGAGGACGCACGCGCCCGCGCGCGGGAGGTCGACGTCGTCGTCACCAACCACGCGCTGCTCACCATCGACGCCGTCGAGGGCCTGCAGACCCTGCCGCCGCACGACGTCGTCGTCGTCGACGAGGCGCACGACCTCGTCGACCGGGTGACGACGACGTTGTCGCGGGACCTCACGGCCACCGCCGTCCGGACCGCGGCCGGGGCCGCCCGCCGGTCCGGCGCGGACGCCTCGCAGGTGCGCGACCTCGAGCGGGCGGCCGACGGGCTCGAGCGGGCGCTCGCCGACGTGACGCCGGGCCGGCTGCCCGACGGACCGTCCGCCACGGTGCAGGACGCGCTGCTGCTGGTCTCGACCGCCGCGCGCGGCACGCTGCGCTCCCTGCCGCGCGACCAGCCCGCCGGCGAGGACGCGGGCGCCGCGCGGAGCCAGGCCGGCCGCGCGGCCCTGCTCGAGGTCGTCGGGACCGCCGAGCGGCTGGCCGGCGTCCCCCGCCCGGACCGCGACGACACGGCCGGCCCCGCGGCGGGGGGCGGGACGGCGGGTGAGGGCGAGACGGACGACGAGGACGCCGTCGAGGCCGAGGCCGAGGCCGAGGCCGAGGCGCCGGCGGAGGCGCCCACCGGCACCGACGTCGTGTGGCTCGACGACGACGAGCGCCGCGGTCACGTGCTCGTCGCGGCGCCGCTCAGCGTGGCCGGGCTGCTCCGCAGCCGGCTCCTCGACACCCGCACCGTCGTCGCGACGTCCGCGACGCTCGTCGGGCCGGGCGGCTTCGACGCCCTCGCGCGCCGCCTCGGGCTCGGTCGGGGCGGGTGGACCGGTCTCGACGTCGGCAGCCCCTTCGACTACCGCCGCCAGGCGATCCTCTACGTGGCCGCGCACCTGCCGCCGCCGGGCCGTGACGGCCACGGGGAGCCGCTGTGGGACGAGCTCGTCGCGCTCGTCGAGGCCGCGGGCGGTCGCACCCTCGGCCTGTTCTCCTCGCGCCGGGCCGCCGAGCGGGCCGCGGAGGTCGTGCGCGCGCGCACCGACCTGCCGGTGCTGTGCCAGGGCGACGACGCGGTGCCGACGCTCGTCCGGCAGTTCGCCGACGACGAGCCCACCTGCCTCTTCGGCACGCTCGGGCTGTGGCAGGGCGTCGACGTGCCCGGGCCTTCGTGCAGCCTCGTCGTGCTCGACCGGGTGCCGTTCCCCCGCCCCGACGACCCGCTCGCGCAGGCCCGCACCGAGGCGGTCGCCGCCGGCGGCGGCAACGGGTTCATGACGGTGTCGGTCGCGCACGCCGCGACCCTGCTCGCGCAGGGCGCGGGACGCCTCGTGCGCAGCACCGCCGACCGCGGGGTCGTCGCCGTCCTCGACCAGCGCGTCGTGACCCGCCGCTACGGCGACGCGCTCCTGCAGGCGCTGCCGCCCATGTGGCGGACCACGGACCGGGCGACGGTCCTCGCGGCGCTCGAGCGGCTGCGCGCCACCGCCGGTTCCGCCGGCGACGCACGGGCGGCTACCGGCTGA
- the hflX gene encoding GTPase HflX, with translation MPRTHTDPTPRDARRPEPLDGLEPGGPDDGYDAYDGDQLDLADRQALRRVAGLSTELTDVTEVEYRQLRLERVVLAGLWTSAGVEDAEVGLAELAALAETAGSQVLDALLQRRDKPDPSTFLGSGKAAELRDIVATTGADTVVVDGELSPSQRRSLEDVVKVKVVDRTALILDIFAQHAKSREGKAQVELAQLEYLLPRLRGWGESMSRQAGGRVAGGAGIGSRGPGETKIELDRRRIRTRMAKLRREIADMRTARETKRGSRRRNAVPSIAIAGYTNAGKSSLLNRLTGAGVLVEDALFATLDPTVRRAELPDGRAVTLADTVGFVRHLPHQLVEAFRSTLEEVAEADLVVHVVDASHPDPEGQLSAVRAVMADVDAHRVPEVVALNKCDVADPEVVDRLLRRERAAVAVSARTGSGIDALLQRIASDLPHPDVEVDVVVPFTRGDLVSRVHDDGEVLAVDHEPAGTRVRARVDEALAAALHEAEDR, from the coding sequence ATGCCACGCACACACACCGACCCCACCCCGCGCGACGCCCGCCGGCCGGAGCCCCTCGACGGCCTCGAGCCGGGCGGGCCCGACGACGGGTACGACGCGTACGACGGGGACCAGCTCGACCTCGCCGACCGCCAGGCGCTGCGCCGCGTCGCGGGCCTGTCCACGGAGCTCACCGACGTCACCGAGGTCGAGTACCGCCAGCTCCGGCTGGAGCGCGTCGTGCTCGCCGGGCTCTGGACCTCGGCCGGCGTCGAGGACGCCGAGGTGGGCCTCGCCGAGCTCGCCGCCCTCGCCGAGACCGCCGGCTCGCAGGTGCTCGACGCGCTGCTGCAGCGTCGCGACAAGCCGGACCCCTCGACGTTCCTCGGCTCCGGCAAGGCGGCCGAGCTCCGCGACATCGTCGCGACGACCGGCGCGGACACCGTCGTCGTGGACGGCGAGCTGTCGCCGTCGCAGCGGCGCAGCCTGGAGGACGTCGTCAAGGTCAAGGTGGTCGACCGGACCGCGCTGATCCTCGACATCTTCGCCCAGCACGCCAAGAGCCGGGAGGGCAAGGCGCAGGTCGAGCTCGCGCAGCTGGAGTACCTGCTCCCGCGCCTGCGCGGCTGGGGCGAGTCGATGTCCCGGCAGGCCGGTGGCCGGGTCGCCGGCGGTGCCGGCATCGGCTCCCGCGGCCCCGGTGAGACCAAGATCGAGCTCGACCGGCGGCGCATCCGCACCCGCATGGCGAAGCTGAGGCGCGAGATCGCCGACATGCGCACCGCGCGGGAGACCAAGCGCGGCAGCCGCCGCCGCAACGCGGTGCCGTCGATCGCGATCGCCGGCTACACGAACGCCGGCAAGTCGAGCCTGCTCAACCGGCTCACGGGGGCCGGCGTGCTCGTGGAGGACGCGCTCTTCGCGACCCTGGACCCGACCGTGCGCCGGGCCGAGCTGCCGGACGGTCGCGCCGTCACCCTTGCCGACACCGTCGGCTTCGTCCGGCACCTGCCGCACCAGCTCGTCGAGGCGTTCCGCTCGACGCTGGAGGAGGTGGCGGAGGCCGACCTGGTCGTCCACGTGGTCGACGCGTCCCACCCGGACCCCGAGGGCCAGCTGTCGGCCGTCCGCGCGGTCATGGCCGACGTCGACGCGCACCGGGTGCCCGAGGTCGTCGCCCTCAACAAGTGCGACGTCGCCGACCCCGAGGTCGTCGACCGGCTGCTGCGCCGGGAGCGCGCGGCGGTGGCGGTGTCGGCGCGGACCGGCTCGGGCATCGACGCGCTCCTGCAGCGCATCGCCTCCGACCTGCCCCACCCGGACGTCGAGGTCGACGTCGTGGTGCCGTTCACGCGCGGCGACCTCGTGAGCCGGGTCCACGACGACGGGGAGGTGCTCGCGGTCGACCACGAGCCCGCGGGGACCCGGGTGCGGGCGAGGGTCGACGAGGCGCTGGCGGCGGCGCTGCACGAGGCGGAGGACCGCTAG
- the nrdR gene encoding transcriptional regulator NrdR: MRCPFCRLGDSRVVDSRTADDGTAIRRRRQCQDCDRRFTTVESASLTVVKRSGATEPFSREKVLSGVRKACQGRPVSEDDLALLAQKVEEAVRQTGAAQVDAHEIGLAILGPLRELDEVAYLRFASVYRAFESLADFEEAITLLRVERAAHEQQPEQQCAHQQQTAPAPVQSTVRTPSGTTVTPGEPA, from the coding sequence GTGCGCTGCCCGTTCTGCCGGTTAGGCGACTCCCGGGTCGTCGACTCCCGCACGGCGGACGACGGCACGGCGATCCGCCGCCGGCGTCAGTGCCAGGACTGCGACCGTCGCTTCACGACCGTGGAGTCGGCGAGCCTCACCGTCGTCAAGCGCTCCGGCGCGACCGAGCCGTTCTCCCGGGAGAAGGTCCTCTCGGGCGTCCGCAAGGCGTGCCAGGGCCGGCCCGTCTCCGAGGACGACCTCGCCCTTCTCGCGCAGAAGGTCGAGGAGGCCGTCCGCCAGACCGGGGCGGCCCAGGTGGACGCCCACGAGATCGGGCTGGCGATCCTGGGGCCGCTCCGCGAGCTCGACGAGGTCGCCTACCTCCGCTTCGCCAGCGTGTACCGGGCCTTCGAGTCCCTCGCCGACTTCGAGGAGGCGATCACCCTCCTCCGCGTCGAGCGCGCCGCCCACGAGCAGCAGCCCGAGCAGCAGTGCGCGCACCAGCAGCAGACCGCACCCGCACCCGTCCAGAGCACCGTCCGCACGCCGTCCGGCACGACCGTCACCCCAGGGGAGCCCGCATGA
- a CDS encoding LysM peptidoglycan-binding domain-containing protein, whose product MSTTAAAPLRPTLHRAPGRRPALVLTRRGRVVVRALAWVATTAAAALAVLLVWVAAASFVAPGASAGDGRSGVVSGVGATSVDADAVGAVSVVVDPGDTLWSLARDHAPDRDPRAVVHDVVRLNELASSTVLAGDRLLVPTR is encoded by the coding sequence ATGAGCACCACCGCCGCCGCCCCGCTCCGCCCGACGCTCCACCGCGCCCCAGGCCGCCGTCCGGCCCTCGTGCTCACCCGGCGCGGCCGCGTCGTCGTGCGCGCCCTCGCGTGGGTCGCGACCACAGCCGCAGCGGCGCTCGCGGTGCTGCTCGTGTGGGTCGCGGCGGCGTCCTTCGTCGCCCCCGGGGCCTCCGCCGGCGACGGCCGCTCCGGCGTCGTGTCCGGGGTGGGCGCGACCTCGGTCGACGCCGACGCGGTCGGTGCGGTCAGCGTCGTCGTCGACCCGGGCGACACGCTGTGGTCGCTCGCGCGCGACCACGCACCCGACCGGGACCCGCGTGCCGTCGTCCACGACGTGGTCCGGCTCAACGAGCTCGCCTCGAGCACGGTGCTCGCCGGCGACCGGCTCCTCGTCCCCACCCGCTGA
- a CDS encoding LysR family transcriptional regulator: protein MPLDVDVLRLLRAVSEEGSVSAAARRLGVSQPAASQQLRRAERVMGTALVERVGRRSRPTEPGRVLARHAVAVEALLAVAEREVQAVAGLAAGTVRLVAFPSASARLVPRALAALRAAHPGLQVALQEVEPPDSVRLVRDGEADVVVTFSYDLTDGTDGTDGTDGTDRTDRVSDLAGLHVAPLLLDEVRLAVRGDTAWARRDRVAVAELSDEDWIAGCPRCRGHLVDLAAAAGFRPRLRYETDDYVAVLGLVAEGLGVALLPGLAGSHVADRDVVTVPLDPVARRRVVAVTTPDLARVPAVAAVLQALVGSATDRPSGVAVSR, encoded by the coding sequence TTGCCCCTCGACGTCGACGTGCTGCGACTGCTCCGGGCCGTCTCCGAGGAGGGCTCGGTGTCGGCGGCCGCCCGGCGGCTGGGCGTAAGCCAGCCCGCGGCGAGCCAGCAGCTGCGCCGGGCGGAGCGCGTCATGGGCACCGCGCTCGTCGAGCGGGTCGGCCGCCGCTCGCGGCCGACGGAGCCCGGCCGCGTCCTCGCCCGCCACGCCGTCGCCGTGGAGGCGCTGCTCGCTGTCGCCGAGCGTGAGGTGCAGGCGGTCGCGGGGCTCGCCGCGGGGACCGTGCGCCTCGTCGCGTTCCCGTCGGCGTCCGCGCGCCTCGTCCCGCGTGCGCTCGCCGCGCTCCGCGCGGCGCACCCCGGGCTGCAGGTCGCCCTGCAGGAGGTCGAGCCGCCGGACTCGGTGCGGCTCGTCCGCGACGGCGAGGCGGACGTCGTCGTCACCTTCTCCTACGACCTCACCGACGGCACCGACGGCACCGACGGCACCGACGGCACCGACCGCACCGACCGCGTGTCGGACCTGGCCGGCCTGCACGTCGCGCCGCTCCTCCTCGACGAGGTGAGGCTCGCGGTGCGGGGCGACACAGCGTGGGCGCGACGCGACCGGGTCGCGGTCGCCGAGCTGTCGGACGAGGACTGGATCGCGGGCTGCCCGCGCTGCCGGGGCCACCTCGTCGACCTCGCCGCCGCCGCGGGCTTCCGGCCCCGGCTGCGGTACGAGACCGACGACTACGTCGCGGTCCTCGGGCTCGTGGCGGAGGGGCTGGGCGTCGCGCTGCTGCCCGGGCTCGCCGGCAGCCACGTCGCGGACCGGGACGTCGTCACGGTGCCCCTCGACCCGGTGGCGCGGCGGCGGGTCGTGGCCGTGACGACGCCCGACCTCGCGCGGGTGCCCGCCGTCGCCGCGGTCCTGCAGGCACTCGTGGGGAGCGCGACGGACCGGCCGTCCGGCGTCGCCGTCAGCCGGTAG
- the lexA gene encoding transcriptional repressor LexA — protein sequence MAGQDLEGLTERQRRVLETIREAVRTRGYPPSMREIGESVGLTSPSSVAHQLATLERKGYLRRDPHRPRAIEVVGPEDARRRPAPTGDVTAVVEPEAAEEPGAWRAGAHDEGSPMPEASMVPLVGRIAAGGPVLAEEVVEDVFPLPRQVVGDGTLFLLQVVGDSMVDAAICDGDWVVVRQQPVAENGEIVAAMIDGEATVKTYRRRDGHVWLMPHNPLYTPIPGDDATVLGRVTAVLRRV from the coding sequence ATGGCAGGGCAGGACCTGGAAGGGCTCACCGAGCGCCAGCGCCGGGTGCTCGAGACCATCCGCGAGGCCGTCCGCACGCGCGGGTACCCGCCGTCGATGCGGGAGATCGGCGAGTCGGTCGGCCTCACGTCCCCGAGCAGCGTCGCCCACCAGCTCGCCACGCTCGAGCGCAAGGGCTACCTGCGCCGCGACCCGCACCGCCCGCGGGCCATCGAGGTCGTCGGGCCCGAGGACGCGCGCCGGCGTCCGGCCCCGACCGGCGACGTCACGGCGGTCGTCGAGCCGGAGGCCGCCGAGGAGCCCGGGGCCTGGCGTGCGGGCGCCCACGACGAGGGCAGCCCGATGCCGGAGGCGAGCATGGTGCCGCTCGTCGGCCGCATCGCCGCCGGCGGACCCGTCCTGGCCGAGGAGGTCGTCGAGGACGTCTTCCCGCTCCCCCGTCAGGTCGTGGGCGACGGCACGCTCTTCCTGCTGCAGGTCGTCGGCGACTCGATGGTCGACGCCGCGATCTGCGACGGCGACTGGGTGGTCGTGCGCCAGCAGCCCGTCGCGGAGAACGGCGAGATCGTCGCCGCCATGATCGACGGCGAGGCGACCGTCAAGACGTACCGGCGTCGGGACGGGCACGTGTGGCTCATGCCGCACAACCCGCTCTACACGCCGATCCCGGGTGACGACGCGACCGTCCTCGGTCGGGTGACGGCGGTCCTCCGCCGCGTCTGA
- a CDS encoding aminotransferase class V-fold PLP-dependent enzyme, translated as MTTSAWAPAPGYLNASTLGLPPRATATAVHEAVDAWQAGRACAVAYDRHVQASRRLYARLVGVEPSWVAVGSQASVLVAEVAVALPDGARVLTVAGEFSSVCGPFEAQAGRRVSVAAVPLEDLPEATERLRPDVVAFSLAQSADGRVVDADGVRAAATACGALTVCDTTQAAGWLDVDAAAWDVTVCSAYKWLCAPRGSAFLTVRPAVADRLSGHNAGWYAGEDVWGSVYGPGLRVAADARRFDVSPAWLAWVGTQTSLEVLLDLPVDVRRRHGADLADALRAHLGWEPAGRPVLVVPDADGRVVAALGDAGVTVASRAGRARVSFHLWNDGDDVDRAADALSAAGAAALARTPV; from the coding sequence GTGACGACCTCCGCGTGGGCACCGGCTCCGGGCTACCTCAACGCCTCGACCCTCGGGCTGCCTCCGCGAGCCACGGCGACGGCCGTGCACGAGGCGGTCGACGCGTGGCAGGCCGGGCGGGCGTGCGCTGTCGCGTACGACCGCCACGTCCAGGCCTCGCGGCGCCTCTATGCGCGGCTCGTCGGCGTGGAGCCGTCGTGGGTGGCGGTCGGCTCGCAGGCCTCCGTCCTCGTCGCCGAGGTCGCGGTGGCCCTGCCCGACGGGGCGCGGGTGCTCACGGTGGCCGGCGAGTTCAGCTCGGTGTGCGGGCCCTTCGAGGCTCAGGCCGGGCGCCGGGTGAGCGTTGCGGCGGTGCCGCTGGAGGACCTCCCGGAGGCGACCGAGCGGCTGCGGCCCGACGTCGTCGCCTTCTCGCTCGCGCAGTCCGCGGACGGGCGGGTCGTCGACGCCGACGGGGTGCGTGCCGCCGCGACGGCGTGCGGTGCGCTCACGGTGTGCGACACCACGCAGGCCGCCGGCTGGCTCGACGTCGACGCGGCCGCGTGGGACGTCACGGTCTGCTCGGCCTACAAGTGGCTGTGCGCGCCCAGGGGCAGCGCCTTCCTGACGGTCCGCCCCGCCGTGGCCGACCGCCTCAGCGGCCACAACGCCGGCTGGTACGCCGGGGAGGACGTGTGGGGGTCTGTCTACGGCCCCGGGCTGCGCGTCGCCGCCGACGCGCGGCGCTTCGACGTCAGCCCCGCGTGGCTCGCGTGGGTCGGCACGCAGACCTCGCTCGAGGTGCTGCTCGACCTGCCGGTCGACGTGCGCCGCCGCCACGGCGCGGACCTCGCCGACGCGCTGCGCGCCCACCTCGGCTGGGAGCCGGCGGGCCGTCCCGTCCTCGTGGTGCCCGACGCGGACGGCCGCGTCGTCGCCGCCCTCGGCGACGCCGGGGTCACGGTCGCCAGCCGCGCCGGTCGCGCGCGGGTGTCCTTCCACCTGTGGAACGACGGCGACGACGTCGACCGCGCCGCGGACGCGCTGTCGGCCGCGGGAGCAGCGGCGCTCGCACGGACCCCGGTCTGA